The Tistrella mobilis genome window below encodes:
- a CDS encoding SDR family NAD(P)-dependent oxidoreductase, which produces MTVERDEHGLRDGRVAVVTGAASGIGLAAARALAEAGAMVVAADRDADGAARVAAELVGQGLRAASAAFDVSEPEAVAGAMAAIARDHGLVRVLVNSAGIGVDVPFLDTDPALLDRIMGVNLRGTMMLGQIVARGLIAAGRPGAIVNIGSVSGLRGNRGRAAYGASKGAVHLLTQVMALELAPYGIRVNCVAPGPIDTPLTRAVHRPEVRASWEERVALGRYGTPEEMASVIRFLAGDAAGYVTGQIVAADGGFQAVGIRD; this is translated from the coding sequence ATGACCGTTGAACGCGATGAGCATGGCTTGCGTGACGGCCGCGTCGCGGTCGTGACCGGGGCGGCAAGCGGTATCGGCCTGGCTGCGGCCCGGGCGCTGGCAGAGGCCGGCGCCATGGTCGTGGCCGCCGATCGCGATGCCGACGGGGCCGCCCGGGTCGCGGCGGAACTGGTGGGGCAGGGGCTGCGCGCAGCCTCTGCCGCCTTCGACGTTTCCGAGCCCGAGGCGGTGGCCGGGGCCATGGCGGCCATCGCCCGCGATCACGGCCTGGTCCGGGTGCTGGTCAACAGCGCCGGGATCGGCGTCGACGTGCCGTTTCTCGACACTGATCCGGCGCTGCTCGACCGGATCATGGGGGTCAATCTGCGCGGTACGATGATGCTGGGCCAGATCGTCGCCCGCGGCCTGATCGCGGCGGGCCGGCCGGGCGCGATCGTCAATATCGGCTCGGTCTCGGGGTTGCGCGGCAATCGCGGCCGGGCCGCCTATGGCGCATCGAAGGGCGCCGTGCATCTGCTGACCCAGGTGATGGCGCTGGAGCTGGCGCCATATGGTATCCGGGTCAACTGCGTCGCCCCCGGTCCCATCGACACCCCCCTGACCCGCGCCGTCCACCGCCCCGAGGTCCGCGCCTCGTGGGAAGAGCGGGTCGCGCTCGGCCGCTATGGCACGCCCGAGGAGATGGCCAGCGTGATCCGCTTTCTGGCCGGCGATGCCGCCGGCTACGTCACCGGCCAGATCGTCGCGGCCGATGGCGGGTTTCAGGCGGTGGGGATCAGGGATTGA
- a CDS encoding SDR family NAD(P)-dependent oxidoreductase produces MTKRLENKTALVFGAGSSGPGWGNGKATAVLFAREGARVVCVDRVAEAAEETAGIIRDEGFEAIAVTADVTSSAEIAAAVAKTVETFGRLDVLHNNVGITEMGGPVELDEARWRRAIDVNATSVFLACKHAIPEMLKGGGGAIVNVSSLAAIRWTNYPYLAYYAAKAAVNQMTVAIALEYAKQGIRCNAIMPGMMDTPLIRTQIVGQYADAEDMIAKRHAACPTGRMGDGWDIAKAAVFLASDDAGYITGHCLPVDGGLSCRAA; encoded by the coding sequence ATGACCAAGCGTCTGGAGAACAAGACCGCCCTCGTCTTCGGTGCCGGATCGAGCGGCCCGGGCTGGGGTAACGGCAAGGCCACCGCCGTGCTCTTCGCCCGCGAGGGCGCGCGGGTGGTCTGCGTCGACCGTGTCGCCGAGGCGGCGGAAGAAACCGCCGGCATCATCCGCGATGAAGGCTTCGAGGCGATCGCGGTCACCGCCGACGTCACCTCTTCGGCCGAAATCGCGGCGGCGGTGGCGAAGACGGTCGAGACCTTCGGCCGGCTCGACGTGCTGCACAACAATGTCGGCATCACCGAGATGGGCGGGCCGGTGGAACTGGACGAGGCGCGCTGGCGGCGGGCGATCGACGTCAACGCCACCTCGGTCTTTCTGGCCTGCAAGCATGCCATCCCCGAGATGCTGAAGGGCGGCGGCGGCGCCATCGTCAACGTGTCGTCGCTGGCGGCGATCCGCTGGACCAACTACCCCTATCTTGCCTATTACGCGGCCAAGGCGGCGGTGAACCAGATGACCGTCGCCATCGCACTCGAATATGCGAAGCAGGGCATCCGCTGCAATGCGATCATGCCGGGCATGATGGATACGCCGCTGATCCGCACCCAGATCGTCGGCCAGTATGCCGATGCCGAGGACATGATCGCGAAGCGCCATGCCGCCTGTCCGACCGGGCGGATGGGCGATGGCTGGGACATCGCCAAGGCGGCGGTGTTCCTGGCCTCGGATGATGCCGGCTACATCACCGGCCATTGCCTGCCGGTCGATGGCGGGCTGTCCTGCCGTGCCGCCTGA
- a CDS encoding TRAP transporter large permease: protein MTLVEILLILILGLMAIAVPIGFAVIAGVVGVLLWIGDINLMVVPQSIFGGIDGFTLLAIPFFLLAGSLMTAGGMTRRLLELADALLGHKPGGLAMSGVVASTLFAGISGSAVADTSALGRIMIPAMIKVGHKPAFAASLIAAANVVAPVIPPSIPFIVMGVLTNQSITNLFLAGVIPGLLYTLAMLWIARRLAIRDAPAVRTGKRPPGTVRRALGRAAFALLMPVFILVGIRMGVFNITECSGVAVVYALLVGGVVHRELDLKRIYAALVSAGRSTAVIMIVVGAAKLFSWLLAYTGVPQAVSAFVLANVSDALVFLLVVNLLLLIVGMFLEANAALVMLVPVLYPIALALGVDPVHFGVVVVLNLCIGLITPPVGLCLNIACMIARSPLERGSVAILPFLAAALAVLLLVTLVPQASLLLPGLAAG from the coding sequence ATGACCCTGGTCGAAATCCTGCTGATCCTGATCCTGGGTCTGATGGCGATCGCGGTGCCGATCGGCTTTGCGGTGATCGCGGGCGTGGTCGGCGTGCTGCTCTGGATCGGCGACATCAATCTGATGGTGGTGCCGCAATCGATCTTCGGCGGCATCGACGGCTTCACCCTGCTCGCCATTCCCTTTTTCCTGCTTGCGGGTTCGCTGATGACCGCGGGCGGCATGACCCGGCGGCTGCTGGAGCTCGCCGACGCGCTGCTCGGCCACAAGCCGGGCGGGCTCGCCATGAGCGGCGTGGTCGCCTCCACCCTCTTTGCCGGCATTTCGGGCTCGGCCGTGGCCGATACCTCGGCGCTGGGCCGGATCATGATCCCGGCCATGATCAAGGTCGGCCACAAGCCGGCTTTCGCCGCCTCGCTGATCGCGGCCGCCAATGTGGTGGCGCCGGTGATCCCGCCCTCGATCCCGTTCATCGTGATGGGGGTGCTGACCAATCAGTCGATCACCAACCTGTTTCTGGCCGGGGTGATCCCGGGCCTGCTCTACACCCTCGCCATGCTCTGGATCGCGCGGCGGCTGGCGATCCGCGATGCGCCGGCGGTACGGACGGGCAAGCGGCCGCCCGGCACCGTTCGCCGGGCGCTGGGCCGTGCCGCCTTCGCGCTGCTGATGCCGGTCTTCATTCTGGTCGGCATCCGGATGGGCGTGTTCAACATCACCGAATGTTCCGGCGTGGCGGTGGTCTATGCCCTCCTCGTGGGTGGCGTGGTGCATCGCGAGCTGGATCTGAAGCGGATCTATGCCGCCCTGGTCTCGGCCGGCCGCTCGACCGCGGTGATCATGATCGTGGTCGGTGCCGCCAAGCTGTTCTCGTGGCTGCTCGCCTATACCGGGGTGCCGCAGGCGGTCTCGGCCTTCGTGCTCGCCAACGTCTCCGATGCGCTGGTCTTCCTGCTGGTCGTGAACCTGCTGCTGCTGATCGTCGGCATGTTCCTGGAAGCCAATGCGGCGCTGGTGATGCTGGTGCCGGTGCTCTACCCGATCGCGCTCGCGCTGGGCGTCGACCCGGTGCATTTCGGCGTGGTGGTGGTGCTGAACCTGTGCATCGGCCTGATCACCCCGCCCGTCGGGCTCTGCCTCAACATCGCCTGCATGATTGCGCGATCGCCGCTGGAACGCGGCTCGGTCGCGATCCTGCCCTTCCTGGCGGCGGCGCTGGCCGTGCTGCTGCTCGTCACCCTGGTGCCGCAGGCCTCGCTGCTGCTGCCGGGCCTTGCCGCCGGCTGA
- a CDS encoding TRAP transporter small permease yields MTPQRDSGPGGVAAGAGRLGRLVERVLDGVLALMIATMTGAIVWQVFARYVLDAAPYWSEELARFLMPWIAMIGSAAVLRGGGHVAVTALIERLGSGPAAALRIVRDLVMLGVAAVLVIHGLAFADLNSFQDSPAFEVPMSVPYMAMPVGGVLIAIMVVIARLSRPGADWALPDPDAPVEDEGEGFVPVAMRAAEAAREGEARR; encoded by the coding sequence ATGACCCCGCAGCGCGACTCCGGCCCCGGCGGCGTCGCCGCCGGGGCCGGACGTCTGGGGCGCCTCGTCGAGCGCGTGCTCGACGGGGTGCTCGCTCTTATGATCGCGACCATGACCGGTGCGATCGTCTGGCAGGTCTTTGCCCGTTACGTCCTGGATGCCGCCCCGTACTGGAGCGAGGAACTGGCGCGCTTCCTGATGCCCTGGATCGCCATGATCGGATCGGCCGCGGTGCTGCGCGGCGGCGGTCATGTCGCCGTCACCGCCCTGATCGAGCGCCTGGGATCCGGTCCGGCCGCTGCGCTGCGGATCGTCCGGGATCTGGTGATGCTGGGTGTCGCGGCGGTGCTGGTGATCCATGGCCTGGCCTTTGCCGACCTCAATTCCTTCCAGGACAGCCCCGCTTTCGAGGTGCCGATGTCGGTGCCCTATATGGCGATGCCGGTGGGCGGCGTGCTGATCGCGATCATGGTGGTGATCGCGCGCCTGTCGCGGCCGGGCGCCGACTGGGCGCTGCCCGATCCGGATGCCCCGGTGGAAGACGAGGGCGAGGGCTTCGTGCCGGTGGCGATGCGTGCCGCCGAAGCGGCGCGTGAGGGAGAGGCCCGTCGATGA
- a CDS encoding TRAP transporter substrate-binding protein codes for MLRTMIGRGLATCATVLGIALATTGVARAEDIVLKMAHVYTPGNIWYETAEAYKKAVEARTQGKVKIQIADSGSTGDWPQSIEGLAIGTNDIVLQSIGTLDRYGIVAGVEAFPYLIRDLDHFRKVYDGPIGAELADAIATQTRFRIVGAGYRGARHLSANRAVPTVEDLKGLKLRVPPLKMYSMTWAKLGASPVPMGVAELFTSMQQKVVDGQENPLEIIESMRYDEVQSHVMETAHVMGAMTFIFYDARLKRLPEDVRTVVIEEGRKAMNDASNRMASMEADIKKRLQDKGMTFVAVDRDAFAAKLADMPDEFPDLKPWVEKIRAVK; via the coding sequence ATGCTCAGGACCATGATCGGTCGCGGTCTCGCGACCTGTGCGACCGTACTCGGTATCGCACTTGCAACCACCGGTGTTGCACGTGCCGAGGATATCGTCCTCAAGATGGCGCATGTCTACACCCCCGGCAACATCTGGTACGAGACGGCCGAAGCCTACAAGAAGGCGGTCGAGGCCCGGACCCAGGGCAAGGTGAAGATCCAGATCGCCGATTCCGGATCGACCGGCGACTGGCCGCAGTCGATCGAAGGTCTGGCGATCGGCACCAACGACATCGTGTTGCAGTCGATCGGGACGCTCGACCGCTATGGCATCGTGGCCGGTGTCGAGGCCTTTCCCTATCTGATCCGCGATCTCGATCATTTCCGGAAGGTCTATGACGGGCCGATCGGCGCCGAACTGGCCGATGCGATCGCCACCCAGACCCGTTTCCGCATCGTGGGTGCGGGCTATCGTGGCGCCCGCCATCTGAGCGCCAACCGCGCCGTGCCGACGGTTGAGGATCTGAAGGGCCTGAAGCTGCGCGTGCCGCCGCTCAAGATGTATTCCATGACCTGGGCCAAGCTGGGTGCGAGCCCCGTGCCGATGGGCGTGGCGGAGCTGTTCACCTCGATGCAGCAGAAGGTCGTCGACGGCCAGGAGAACCCGCTCGAGATCATCGAGAGTATGCGCTACGACGAGGTTCAGAGCCATGTCATGGAGACTGCCCATGTGATGGGCGCCATGACCTTCATCTTCTACGACGCGCGTCTGAAGCGCCTGCCGGAAGATGTGCGCACCGTGGTGATCGAGGAAGGCCGCAAGGCCATGAACGATGCCAGCAATCGCATGGCCTCGATGGAAGCCGATATCAAAAAGCGGCTTCAGGACAAGGGCATGACCTTCGTCGCCGTCGACCGTGACGCCTTTGCGGCGAAGCTCGCCGATATGCCGGACGAGTTCCCCGATCTGAAGCCGTGGGTCGAGAAGATCCGCGCGGTCAAGTGA
- the ccoS gene encoding cbb3-type cytochrome oxidase assembly protein CcoS has product MDVLIYLIPASLLLAGGALAAFLWSLKSGQYDDIEGAAHRILMDDDDQPADEPPVESRKRR; this is encoded by the coding sequence ATGGACGTTCTCATCTATCTGATCCCGGCCAGCCTGCTGCTGGCAGGCGGTGCGCTCGCCGCCTTCCTGTGGTCGCTGAAGAGCGGCCAGTATGACGATATCGAAGGAGCCGCCCACCGCATCCTGATGGATGACGACGACCAGCCCGCCGACGAACCGCCGGTGGAGAGCCGGAAGCGACGTTGA
- a CDS encoding heavy metal translocating P-type ATPase metal-binding domain-containing protein, with protein MSIPLTGTGREDAAAVACAHCGQPVIGRGTADAAGKRYCCTGCAAAADLVRELGLDGLYARRTLDPTARPPRPDEDLPELTSHVRTDDRGRNTIDLMVDGLQCAACVQLIERAIAADDRVADARMNMTTRRLRVAWQGAPELADRLVNPAVRLGYRLLPYDAERMAAADDAQGRELIRAMAVAGFAAGNVMLLSIGIWAAGDAGMGEATRSLLHWASALIALPAIAYAGRPFFKSAWAAVSRGRTNMDVPISIGVILTAAASLAHTWRGELHAYFDSATMLLFFLLIGRVLDARARGQARRTVAELIALARQPVSILDEATGALRRLAASDVRPGMIARVAAGERIGVDGVVLRGQGEIDQSLVTGESLPRMVVPGDRVTGGAVVLGAPLEIRVDAAGEDGQLAEMARLIEAAEQRRAGRVAFADRVSRAYAPTVHLAALLTFFGWWALVGIDWYDALSHAVAVLIITCPCALALAVPATQVAAASALARRGVLLQSPLALERLGQVDHAVLDKTGTLTLGRPRPVGLDALTGDEGVRARLGRAAALASMSRHPLSQALAQAVPADLMPLLPVGEGAETAVEHAGHGMALGPVRLGKAAFCGLSDETAAGIRAATPLAGDDIPGPELWYVEPGAAPLLIRFADPLRPAAAETVAALKARGMGVELVSGDRPEVVAAIARAVGIDGWTAEALPADKARRIRELTGEGRKVLMVGDGLNDAPALAEAAASIAPAGGADLAQGAADAVFRGERLDAVVATLVMARAAERTARQNVAAAIVYNMIAVPAAVAGFVTPLVAALAMSGSSLIVILNAVRLGRGVRS; from the coding sequence ATGAGCATACCCTTGACCGGTACCGGCCGCGAGGACGCGGCCGCGGTCGCCTGCGCCCATTGCGGGCAGCCGGTGATCGGGCGGGGAACCGCGGATGCGGCCGGGAAACGGTATTGCTGCACCGGCTGCGCCGCCGCGGCCGATCTGGTCCGCGAACTGGGGCTGGACGGGCTTTACGCCCGCCGCACCCTGGACCCGACCGCCCGCCCGCCGCGGCCGGACGAAGACCTGCCCGAACTGACCTCTCATGTCCGCACCGATGATCGCGGCCGCAACACCATCGACCTGATGGTCGACGGGCTGCAATGTGCAGCCTGCGTCCAGCTGATCGAGCGGGCGATCGCCGCCGACGACCGGGTGGCGGATGCGCGCATGAACATGACCACCCGGCGGCTGCGCGTCGCCTGGCAGGGCGCGCCGGAACTGGCCGACCGGCTGGTCAACCCGGCCGTGCGCCTGGGCTATCGCCTGCTGCCCTATGATGCCGAACGCATGGCGGCCGCCGATGACGCCCAGGGCCGCGAGCTGATCCGCGCCATGGCCGTGGCGGGTTTCGCCGCCGGCAATGTGATGCTGCTCTCGATCGGCATCTGGGCGGCCGGTGACGCGGGCATGGGCGAGGCGACCCGCAGCCTGCTGCATTGGGCGTCGGCGCTGATCGCATTGCCGGCGATCGCCTATGCCGGCCGGCCCTTCTTCAAATCGGCCTGGGCTGCGGTATCGCGCGGGCGGACCAATATGGATGTGCCGATTTCGATCGGCGTGATCCTGACCGCCGCGGCCTCTCTGGCCCATACCTGGCGCGGCGAACTGCACGCCTATTTCGACAGCGCCACGATGCTGTTGTTCTTCCTGCTGATCGGCCGGGTACTGGATGCCCGCGCCCGCGGTCAGGCCCGCCGCACGGTGGCGGAGCTGATCGCGCTGGCCCGCCAGCCGGTGTCGATCCTGGACGAGGCCACGGGCGCGCTGCGCCGGCTGGCGGCATCCGATGTGCGGCCGGGCATGATCGCCCGGGTGGCGGCGGGCGAGCGGATCGGCGTCGACGGCGTGGTGCTGCGCGGCCAGGGTGAGATCGACCAGAGCCTGGTGACGGGCGAAAGCCTGCCGCGGATGGTGGTGCCCGGCGACCGGGTGACCGGCGGTGCCGTGGTGCTGGGCGCACCGCTGGAGATCCGGGTCGATGCCGCGGGCGAGGACGGCCAGCTGGCCGAAATGGCCCGGCTGATCGAGGCCGCCGAACAGCGCCGCGCCGGCCGGGTCGCCTTCGCCGACCGGGTGTCGCGTGCCTATGCACCGACGGTGCATCTGGCGGCATTGCTTACCTTTTTCGGCTGGTGGGCGCTGGTCGGGATCGACTGGTATGACGCGCTGTCGCATGCGGTGGCGGTGCTGATCATCACCTGCCCCTGCGCGCTGGCGCTGGCGGTGCCGGCCACCCAGGTCGCCGCCGCCTCGGCCCTTGCCCGCCGCGGCGTGCTGCTGCAAAGCCCGCTGGCACTGGAACGGCTGGGCCAGGTGGATCATGCCGTACTCGACAAGACCGGCACGCTGACCCTCGGCCGGCCGCGGCCGGTGGGGCTGGACGCCCTGACCGGCGACGAGGGCGTCCGCGCCCGGCTCGGCCGGGCGGCGGCACTGGCATCAATGAGCCGCCATCCTCTTTCTCAGGCCCTGGCTCAGGCCGTGCCGGCCGATCTGATGCCGCTGCTGCCGGTGGGCGAGGGGGCCGAGACGGCAGTCGAACACGCCGGCCATGGCATGGCGCTCGGGCCCGTGCGCCTCGGCAAGGCGGCTTTCTGCGGGCTGAGCGACGAGACGGCGGCGGGGATCCGGGCCGCAACGCCGCTTGCCGGCGACGACATCCCCGGGCCGGAACTCTGGTATGTCGAGCCCGGTGCCGCGCCGCTGCTGATCCGCTTCGCCGACCCGCTCAGGCCCGCCGCGGCGGAGACCGTGGCGGCGCTGAAGGCGCGCGGCATGGGCGTGGAACTGGTCTCGGGCGACCGGCCCGAAGTGGTGGCGGCGATCGCGCGGGCGGTCGGTATCGACGGCTGGACGGCCGAAGCCCTGCCGGCGGACAAGGCCCGGCGCATCCGCGAGCTGACGGGCGAGGGCCGCAAGGTGCTGATGGTCGGCGACGGGCTGAACGATGCCCCGGCGCTGGCCGAGGCCGCTGCCTCGATTGCACCCGCAGGCGGTGCCGATCTCGCCCAGGGCGCTGCCGATGCGGTGTTCCGCGGCGAGCGTCTGGATGCCGTGGTCGCCACGCTCGTCATGGCGCGCGCCGCGGAACGGACCGCGCGTCAGAATGTCGCGGCGGCCATCGTGTACAATATGATTGCGGTGCCGGCGGCGGTGGCCGGTTTCGTCACACCGCTGGTCGCCGCGCTCGCCATGAGCGGCTCGTCGCTGATCGTGATCCTGAACGCGGTCCGGCTGGGCCGCGGCGTGCGGTCCTGA
- a CDS encoding FixH family protein gives MARSLPMQPRTAASGRRSAWIPWVFVGGFLVVVAVNATLIVKALDGFTGVVVEKPFERGLDYDRLIAAADAQARLGWTITTAVEPGAPAGESDFALTLAGPDGPLADATVDARLQRPLDGERVTLMAMPRPGGPAGAWRLVGPGVRPGQWDLHVIVTRGKDRHISTHRLWIAPATGEAGAKAGETE, from the coding sequence ATGGCCCGCAGTCTTCCGATGCAGCCCCGCACCGCCGCTTCCGGCCGCAGGAGCGCCTGGATCCCCTGGGTCTTCGTCGGCGGCTTCCTGGTGGTGGTGGCGGTGAACGCCACGCTGATCGTCAAGGCGCTGGACGGCTTCACCGGCGTGGTGGTGGAAAAGCCCTTTGAACGCGGCCTGGATTACGACCGGCTGATCGCCGCCGCCGATGCCCAGGCACGTCTCGGCTGGACGATCACCACCGCGGTCGAGCCGGGGGCACCTGCGGGCGAAAGCGATTTCGCGCTGACGCTGGCCGGTCCCGACGGCCCGCTTGCCGACGCCACGGTCGATGCCCGCCTGCAAAGGCCGCTGGATGGCGAACGGGTGACGCTGATGGCGATGCCGCGCCCGGGCGGGCCCGCGGGCGCCTGGCGGCTGGTCGGCCCCGGCGTGCGCCCGGGGCAGTGGGATCTGCACGTCATTGTCACCAGGGGCAAGGATCGCCACATTTCGACCCACAGGCTCTGGATCGCGCCCGCCACGGGCGAGGCCGGGGCGAAGGCGGGCGAGACGGAGTGA
- the ccoG gene encoding cytochrome c oxidase accessory protein CcoG yields MSTSGIDMGGHDETTAPPALFANRLKVYAKAVQGPVRRIKWALLVVMLGVYYILPWIRWDRGPGRPDQALLLDLEGRRGYFFDLEIWPDEIYYLAGLLIFGAVLLFLVTSLYGRLWCGYACPQTVWTDLFMWVERKIEGDRAERIRRDKAALSFDKAWRKVAKHGAWVLIAAATGGAWIMYYRDAPTVTMEILTGQASATVYSMFALFTITTYTLAGWAREQVCTYMCPWPRFQAAMLDDQTVTVTYQAWRGEPRGKYRKGESFDLRGDCVDCTQCVQVCPTGIDIRDGIQLECINCGLCVDACNNVMDKLHRPSALITWDTFANQAALAKGEPPRHMKIIRPRTLIYAGLIVVLGAVMMTAMLTRTRVDATVIRDRAPLFVTLSDGSIRNGYTLKITNRRPEGSDFAVVVDGPEGLIATVHTPDGRELPADSVEVRGDTQGALRMFIAMPRKAIPEEQTPINVHIRNLTTGEEASVATVFVAPPSGGDRTQRTNSVAPVQMP; encoded by the coding sequence ATGTCCACCTCCGGCATCGACATGGGCGGTCACGACGAGACCACCGCACCGCCCGCCTTGTTCGCCAACCGTCTGAAGGTCTATGCCAAGGCGGTTCAGGGTCCGGTCCGCCGGATCAAATGGGCCCTGCTGGTGGTGATGCTCGGCGTCTACTACATCCTGCCCTGGATCCGCTGGGATCGCGGGCCGGGACGCCCCGATCAGGCCCTGCTCCTCGACCTGGAAGGCCGGCGCGGCTATTTCTTCGATCTGGAGATCTGGCCCGACGAAATCTACTATCTGGCCGGCCTGCTGATCTTCGGCGCCGTGCTGCTCTTTCTGGTGACCAGCCTCTACGGCCGCCTCTGGTGCGGTTATGCCTGCCCGCAGACGGTCTGGACCGATCTGTTCATGTGGGTGGAGCGCAAGATCGAAGGCGATCGCGCCGAGCGCATCCGCCGCGACAAGGCGGCCCTCAGCTTCGACAAGGCCTGGCGCAAGGTCGCCAAGCATGGCGCCTGGGTGCTGATCGCGGCCGCTACCGGCGGCGCCTGGATCATGTACTACCGTGACGCGCCGACCGTCACCATGGAGATCCTGACCGGCCAGGCCTCGGCCACGGTCTATTCCATGTTCGCCCTGTTCACCATCACCACCTATACGCTGGCGGGCTGGGCGCGGGAACAGGTCTGCACCTATATGTGCCCCTGGCCGCGTTTCCAGGCGGCGATGCTCGACGATCAGACGGTCACCGTCACCTATCAGGCCTGGCGGGGGGAGCCGCGCGGCAAGTACCGCAAGGGTGAAAGCTTCGACCTGCGCGGCGACTGCGTCGACTGCACCCAGTGCGTCCAGGTCTGCCCGACCGGCATCGACATCCGCGACGGCATTCAGCTGGAATGCATCAATTGCGGCCTCTGCGTCGACGCCTGCAACAATGTGATGGACAAGCTGCACCGGCCCAGTGCCCTGATCACCTGGGACACCTTCGCCAATCAGGCTGCGCTGGCCAAGGGTGAGCCGCCGCGGCACATGAAGATCATCCGTCCGCGCACCCTGATCTATGCCGGCCTGATCGTGGTTCTGGGCGCGGTGATGATGACCGCCATGCTGACCCGCACCCGGGTCGATGCCACCGTCATCCGCGACCGGGCGCCGCTGTTCGTCACCCTGTCGGACGGGTCGATCCGCAACGGCTACACGCTCAAGATCACCAACCGCCGGCCCGAAGGGTCTGATTTCGCGGTCGTCGTCGACGGCCCCGAAGGTCTGATCGCCACCGTCCACACCCCCGACGGCCGCGAACTGCCGGCCGACAGCGTCGAGGTGCGCGGCGACACGCAGGGCGCGCTCCGGATGTTCATCGCCATGCCGCGCAAGGCGATCCCCGAAGAGCAGACCCCGATCAACGTGCATATCCGCAACCTCACCACCGGCGAGGAAGCGAGCGTGGCCACCGTCTTCGTGGCGCCGCCGTCGGGCGGCGACCGCACCCAGCGCACGAACAGCGTGGCCCCGGTCCAGATGCCCTGA
- the ccoP gene encoding cytochrome-c oxidase, cbb3-type subunit III: protein MPTKIEKDTATGRMTTGHEWDGIKELNTPLPKWWLWVFYACIAFSAVWVVLYPGIPLGTTYFKGVLGYSTRVEHAENLAAVEAGRADILAKIRSTDVSDILKDPETATYAVAGGRVAFAENCAACHAAGGAGQAGYPALGDDDWLWGGDIHAIRQTLLHGIRSATDADTRTSQMPAFGEILDRNQIQTVATYVLSLSGAADPAPAVKTEGAQIFADNCASCHGETGQGGRDFGAPNLADQVWLYGGSLDQVAAQVAQPRHGVMPNWGGRLDDATINMLAVYVHSLGGGE, encoded by the coding sequence ATGCCGACCAAGATCGAAAAGGATACGGCCACGGGCCGTATGACCACCGGCCACGAGTGGGACGGGATCAAGGAGCTGAACACGCCGCTGCCCAAATGGTGGCTCTGGGTGTTCTACGCCTGCATCGCCTTCTCGGCGGTCTGGGTGGTGCTCTATCCCGGTATCCCGCTTGGGACCACCTACTTCAAGGGCGTGCTTGGGTATTCCACCCGCGTCGAGCACGCCGAGAACCTGGCAGCCGTCGAGGCGGGCCGCGCGGATATTCTGGCGAAGATCCGTTCGACCGACGTGTCCGACATCCTGAAGGACCCCGAGACCGCCACCTATGCGGTGGCCGGCGGCCGGGTCGCCTTCGCCGAGAACTGCGCTGCCTGCCATGCCGCCGGCGGTGCCGGTCAGGCGGGTTATCCGGCGCTGGGCGACGACGACTGGCTGTGGGGCGGCGACATCCACGCCATCCGTCAGACCCTGCTTCACGGCATCCGCTCGGCCACCGATGCGGATACCCGGACGTCGCAGATGCCGGCTTTTGGTGAGATTCTTGACAGGAATCAAATCCAGACCGTCGCGACCTATGTATTGTCGCTGTCAGGTGCAGCGGATCCGGCCCCGGCGGTGAAGACCGAGGGTGCCCAGATCTTCGCAGACAACTGCGCCTCCTGCCACGGCGAGACCGGACAGGGTGGCCGCGACTTCGGTGCGCCGAATCTTGCGGACCAGGTCTGGCTCTATGGTGGCAGCCTGGATCAGGTTGCCGCCCAGGTGGCGCAGCCCCGCCACGGTGTCATGCCCAACTGGGGCGGCCGCCTGGACGACGCCACCATCAACATGCTCGCAGTCTACGTCCACAGCCTGGGCGGCGGCGAATAA
- a CDS encoding cbb3-type cytochrome c oxidase subunit 3 codes for MPGYEELVAVYQFVRSWWIVAVMILLVVIGVRAFLPGQKAAMDSASRIPLRDDDA; via the coding sequence ATGCCTGGCTATGAGGAACTGGTCGCTGTCTATCAGTTCGTCCGCTCGTGGTGGATCGTCGCCGTCATGATCCTGCTCGTCGTGATCGGTGTGAGGGCCTTCCTTCCCGGCCAGAAGGCCGCGATGGACAGTGCCTCCCGCATCCCGCTTCGCGACGACGACGCCTGA